In the genome of Shewanella glacialimarina, one region contains:
- a CDS encoding nuclear transport factor 2-like protein, whose translation MKKLYLFLLSLSISLSLSAAEIDLTEFGKSYFTAWKATQAPNATKQDIEHYLAFLKDDVGHQHLPYDPDDSRLPDGKESMRNGMSFYLGSHTNYSAELYEVVPAYNAVVITYLTHSSGVHPQTKEVIDQSYETMEVLEIEDGKVSVIRKY comes from the coding sequence TTGAAAAAATTGTATTTATTTTTGTTATCCCTGTCGATTTCGCTATCACTGAGTGCTGCAGAAATTGATTTAACAGAATTTGGAAAATCGTACTTTACAGCATGGAAAGCCACCCAAGCACCAAATGCTACTAAACAGGATATAGAACATTATTTGGCGTTCTTAAAAGATGATGTGGGGCACCAACACCTACCTTACGATCCCGACGATTCACGTTTACCGGACGGCAAAGAAAGTATGCGTAATGGCATGTCATTCTATCTCGGCTCCCATACAAACTATTCAGCTGAACTTTATGAGGTTGTCCCCGCTTATAATGCTGTTGTCATCACTTATTTAACCCATAGCAGTGGTGTTCATCCTCAAACTAAAGAAGTTATTGATCAAAGCTATGAGACTATGGAAGTTTTAGAAATAGAAGACGGCAAGGTGTCTGTCATTAGGAAGTATTAA